TTCGTCGCCGCGGCCCTGATGGCCGGCGCCGCCACGATCGCTCACGCCAAGGACATCGTCGACACGGCCGTCGGCGCCGGTTCCTTCAACACGCTGGTCAAGGCGGTGCAGGCCGCGGGCCTGGTCGACACGCTGAAGGGCCCGGGCCCGTTCACCGTGTTCGCGCCCACCGACGAGGCCTTCGCCAAGCTGCCCGCCGGCACGCTGGAGAACCTGCTGAAGGACAAGGAGGCGCTCGCCAAGGTGCTGACCTATCACGTGGTTCCGGGCAAGGTCATGGCCGCCGACGTGAAGCCCGGCGAGGCCAAGACCGTGCAGGGCCAGTCCGTGAAGCTGTCCGCGAT
This genomic window from Zeimonas sediminis contains:
- a CDS encoding fasciclin domain-containing protein, giving the protein MKLSKFVAAALMAGAATIAHAKDIVDTAVGAGSFNTLVKAVQAAGLVDTLKGPGPFTVFAPTDEAFAKLPAGTLENLLKDKEALAKVLTYHVVPGKVMAADVKPGEAKTVQGQSVKLSAMGGKVMVDDANVVATDVVASNGVIHVIDKVILPN